From a single Ornithorhynchus anatinus isolate Pmale09 chromosome 4, mOrnAna1.pri.v4, whole genome shotgun sequence genomic region:
- the RPL7A gene encoding 60S ribosomal protein L7a → MAKMPKGKKIKGKKVAPAPAVVKKPEVKKVVNPLFEKRPKNFGIGQDIQPKRDLTRFVKWPRYIRLQRQRAILYKRLKVPPAINQFTQALDRQTATQLLKLAHKYRPETKQEKKKRLLARAEQKAAGKGDVPTKRPAVLRAGVNTVTTLVENKKAQLVVIAHDVDPIELVVFLPALCRKMGVPYCILKSKARLGRLVHRKTCTSLAFTHVNPEDKSNLAKLVEAIKTNYNDRYDEIRRHWGGNVLGPKSVARIAKLEKAKAKELATKLG, encoded by the exons ATGGCCAAGATG ccGAAGGGAAAGAAGATCAAGGGGAAGAAggtggccccggcccccgccgtggTGAAGAAGCCGGAGGTCAAGAAAGTGGTCAACCCCTTGTTCGAGAAGCGGCCCAAGAACTTTGGCATCG GTCAGGACATTCAGCCCAAGAGGGACCTCACCCGCTTCGTCAAATGGCCCCGGTACATCAGGCTTCAGCGGCAGAGGGCCATCCTCTACAAGCGTTTGAAGGTGCCGCCGGCGATCAACCAGTTCACCCAGGCTTTGGACCGTCAGACGG CCACTCAGCTTCTTAAGCTGGCCCACAAATACCGACCAGAAACCaagcaagagaagaaaaagaggctgCTGGCCCGAGCTGAGCAGAAAGCCGCGGGCAAAGGGGACGTACCCACCAAGAGACCCGCTGTCCTCCGAGCAG GTGTCAACACGGTGACTACCCTGGTGGAAAACAAGAAGGCTCAGCTGGTGGTGATCGCACACGACGTGGACCCCATTGAG CTGGTCGTCTTCTTGCCCGCCCTGTGTCGTAAGATGGGGGTTCCCTACTGCATCCTCAAGAGCAAGGCCCGGCTGGGACGCCTGGTTCACAGAAAGACCTGCACCAGCCTCGCCTTCACGCACGTTAACCC CGAGGATAAAAGCAACCTGGCCAAGTTAGTGGAGGCCATCAAGACCAACTACAACGACAGATACGACGAG ATCCGTCGCCACTGGGGCGGCAACGTCCTGGGCCCAAAATCGGTGGCCCGCATCGCCAAGCTGGAGAAGGCCAAGGCTAAAGAACTGGCAACCAAATTGGGctaa
- the LOC100086163 gene encoding surfeit locus protein 1 isoform X1 yields the protein MAARLLLLALRDPGPGRLLLRAAPCSPQLPGRSVRRTSRGGYPLQTSPRLSPWPRDTVPRPRRRGSTAVPASESEEDFFLRWFLLLIPVTTFGLGTWQVQRRKWKLKLIAELESRVTAEPIPLPADPLELKDLEYRPVKVRGRFDHSRELYILPRTMVDPEREARDAGRISSSGESGANVVTPFRCSDLGVTILVNRGFVPRKRVNPDTRLKGQIQEEVELVGVVRLTETRRPFVPENSPDLNRWHYRDLRAMARVTGAEPIFLDAVLASTVPGGPVGGQTRVTLRNEHLQYIVTWYGLCAATSYLWFRKFVQRLPF from the exons ATGGCCGCACGCCTCTTGCTGCTGGCGCTGAgggaccccgggcccggccgcctccTGCTGAGGGCCGCCCCTTGCTCGCCGCAG CTCCCCGGCCGCTCGGTGCGAAGAACCTCGCGAGGGGGCTACCCCCTTCAGACGTCTCCCCGCCTGAGCCCGTGGCCccgag ATACTGTTCCGAGGCCACGCAGGCGCGGGTCCACGGCGGTGCCGGCCAGCGAGTCCGAGGAAGACTTCTTTCTCCGAtggttcctcctcctcattcccgtGACCACCTTCGGCTTGGGCACGTGGCAG GTTCAGCGACGGAAATGGAAACTGAAGCTGATTGCCGAGTTGGAATCGCGGGTCACCGCTGAGCCCATTCCTCTGCCTGCTGA CCCCCTGGAGTTGAAAGACTTGGAGTACCGCCCCGTCAAGGTCAGGGGGCGTTTCGACCACTCCAGGGAACTGTACATCCTGCCCCGGACGATGGTGGACCCCGAGCGGGAGGCCCGGGATGCCGGACGGATATCTTCCAGCGGGGAGAGCGGCGCCAACGTCGTCACTCCCTTCCGCTGCTCGGACCTGGG AGTCACAATCCTGGTGAATAGAGGATTTGTTCCCAGGAAGAGAGtgaatccagacaccaggctcaAGGGCCAG ATCCAAGAGGAAGTCGAGCTGGTGGGGGTGGTGAGGCTGACGGAAACCCGCAGGCCTTTCGTCCCCGAGAACAGCCCCGACCTGAACCGCTGGCACTACCGCGACCTGCGGGCCATGGCGAGGGTCACGGGGGCCGAGCCCATCTTCCTCGACGCCGTCCTCG CCAGCACGGTCCCAGGAGGGCCCGTCGGCGGCCAGACCAGGGTGACGTTGAGGAACGAGCACCTGCAGTACATCGTGACCTG GTACGGACTGTGCGcggccacctcctacctctggttcAGGAAGTTTGTACAACGGCTCCCCTTTTAA
- the LOC100086163 gene encoding surfeit locus protein 1 isoform X2 produces MARPTWRRFSLKLPGRSVRRTSRGGYPLQTSPRLSPWPRDTVPRPRRRGSTAVPASESEEDFFLRWFLLLIPVTTFGLGTWQVQRRKWKLKLIAELESRVTAEPIPLPADPLELKDLEYRPVKVRGRFDHSRELYILPRTMVDPEREARDAGRISSSGESGANVVTPFRCSDLGVTILVNRGFVPRKRVNPDTRLKGQIQEEVELVGVVRLTETRRPFVPENSPDLNRWHYRDLRAMARVTGAEPIFLDAVLASTVPGGPVGGQTRVTLRNEHLQYIVTWYGLCAATSYLWFRKFVQRLPF; encoded by the exons ATGGCCCGGCCCACGTGGCGCCGGTTCAGCCTCAAA CTCCCCGGCCGCTCGGTGCGAAGAACCTCGCGAGGGGGCTACCCCCTTCAGACGTCTCCCCGCCTGAGCCCGTGGCCccgag ATACTGTTCCGAGGCCACGCAGGCGCGGGTCCACGGCGGTGCCGGCCAGCGAGTCCGAGGAAGACTTCTTTCTCCGAtggttcctcctcctcattcccgtGACCACCTTCGGCTTGGGCACGTGGCAG GTTCAGCGACGGAAATGGAAACTGAAGCTGATTGCCGAGTTGGAATCGCGGGTCACCGCTGAGCCCATTCCTCTGCCTGCTGA CCCCCTGGAGTTGAAAGACTTGGAGTACCGCCCCGTCAAGGTCAGGGGGCGTTTCGACCACTCCAGGGAACTGTACATCCTGCCCCGGACGATGGTGGACCCCGAGCGGGAGGCCCGGGATGCCGGACGGATATCTTCCAGCGGGGAGAGCGGCGCCAACGTCGTCACTCCCTTCCGCTGCTCGGACCTGGG AGTCACAATCCTGGTGAATAGAGGATTTGTTCCCAGGAAGAGAGtgaatccagacaccaggctcaAGGGCCAG ATCCAAGAGGAAGTCGAGCTGGTGGGGGTGGTGAGGCTGACGGAAACCCGCAGGCCTTTCGTCCCCGAGAACAGCCCCGACCTGAACCGCTGGCACTACCGCGACCTGCGGGCCATGGCGAGGGTCACGGGGGCCGAGCCCATCTTCCTCGACGCCGTCCTCG CCAGCACGGTCCCAGGAGGGCCCGTCGGCGGCCAGACCAGGGTGACGTTGAGGAACGAGCACCTGCAGTACATCGTGACCTG GTACGGACTGTGCGcggccacctcctacctctggttcAGGAAGTTTGTACAACGGCTCCCCTTTTAA
- the SURF2 gene encoding surfeit locus protein 2 isoform X1 — MAGPSPPPSPPDRLGAFLLQHPGLELDPARGKVKCRLSGHEFPCRLAELQAYTSGHKYRRLTAAVDPGTFHYQQFHPHIVPSNKNTHQLFCKLTLRHINKLPEHVLRHVRGRRYQRALQRYEECQKQGVEFVPACLLQKKRRREDQAGGDRQPRREGNFWRPPSSDEGGNESDDSMTDLYPPALFTEKSGAGAEAGDDPAASLPDGEGGGPKPSGENGDASGGEKMEVDELIGTKRGKKRSASVTKFKSHHRKPKSFKRRADV, encoded by the exons ATGGCCGGTCCTTCGCCCCCGCCGTCGCCGCCGGACCGGCTCGGGGCCTTCCTGCTGCAGCACCCGGGCCTGGAGCTCGACCCCGCCCGGGGAAAG GTGAAGTGCCGGCTGAGCGGGCACGAGTTTCCGTGCCGCCTGGCCGAGCTCCAGGCCTACACCTCCGGCCACAAGTACCGCCGCCTCAccgccgccgtcgaccccggaaCCTTCCACTACCAGCAGTTCCACCCGCACATCGTGCCCAGCAACAAAAACAC GCACCAGCTGTTCTGCAAGCTCACTCTGCGGCACATCAACAAGCTTCCGGAACATGTGCTCCGCCACGTCCGGGGCCGCCGCTACCAGCGTGCGCTGCAGAGAT ACGAAGAATGCCAGAAGCAGGGGGTGGAATTCGTCCCCGCCTGCCTGCTGCAGAAGAAGAGGCGGAGGGAAGACCAGGCCGGTGGCGACCGGCAGCCCCGGAGGGAGGGCAACTTCTGGCGACCCCCGTCCAGTGACGAAGGAGGAAACGAGAGTGACGACAGCATGACGGACTTGTACCCCC CGGCGCTGTTCACCGAGAAGAGCGGAGCCGGGGCTGAGGCCGGAGACGACCCCGCCGCCTCCTTGCCCGACGGCGAGGGAGGAGGGCCAAAGCCTTCGGGAGAGAACGGCGACGCGagtggaggagagaagatggaggtGGATGAGTTGATCGGCACCAAGAGGGGAAAG AAGCGGTCGGCGTCTGTAACGAAGTTCAAGAGCCACCACCGTAAACCCAAGAGCTTCAAGAGGAGGGCAGATGTTTAA
- the SURF2 gene encoding surfeit locus protein 2 isoform X2: protein MKGMYTSVKCRLSGHEFPCRLAELQAYTSGHKYRRLTAAVDPGTFHYQQFHPHIVPSNKNTHQLFCKLTLRHINKLPEHVLRHVRGRRYQRALQRYEECQKQGVEFVPACLLQKKRRREDQAGGDRQPRREGNFWRPPSSDEGGNESDDSMTDLYPPALFTEKSGAGAEAGDDPAASLPDGEGGGPKPSGENGDASGGEKMEVDELIGTKRGKKRSASVTKFKSHHRKPKSFKRRADV from the exons atgaaggggatgtacacctcg GTGAAGTGCCGGCTGAGCGGGCACGAGTTTCCGTGCCGCCTGGCCGAGCTCCAGGCCTACACCTCCGGCCACAAGTACCGCCGCCTCAccgccgccgtcgaccccggaaCCTTCCACTACCAGCAGTTCCACCCGCACATCGTGCCCAGCAACAAAAACAC GCACCAGCTGTTCTGCAAGCTCACTCTGCGGCACATCAACAAGCTTCCGGAACATGTGCTCCGCCACGTCCGGGGCCGCCGCTACCAGCGTGCGCTGCAGAGAT ACGAAGAATGCCAGAAGCAGGGGGTGGAATTCGTCCCCGCCTGCCTGCTGCAGAAGAAGAGGCGGAGGGAAGACCAGGCCGGTGGCGACCGGCAGCCCCGGAGGGAGGGCAACTTCTGGCGACCCCCGTCCAGTGACGAAGGAGGAAACGAGAGTGACGACAGCATGACGGACTTGTACCCCC CGGCGCTGTTCACCGAGAAGAGCGGAGCCGGGGCTGAGGCCGGAGACGACCCCGCCGCCTCCTTGCCCGACGGCGAGGGAGGAGGGCCAAAGCCTTCGGGAGAGAACGGCGACGCGagtggaggagagaagatggaggtGGATGAGTTGATCGGCACCAAGAGGGGAAAG AAGCGGTCGGCGTCTGTAACGAAGTTCAAGAGCCACCACCGTAAACCCAAGAGCTTCAAGAGGAGGGCAGATGTTTAA